The DNA window TGATGGGGTTGGGTTAAAGAGAAAAGAGCAAGATCTATCAACTTGTTggaataaaatttttcagGTCAAAAATGTTTTGGGTATGGCGACCCATGTGCAGGAAATTGTCCACAAGACCACCATAACAAGTCTTGAGGCACTATAACGGCCATCAACAAACTGATggaaataaatatatatatatatattactaTTTGTGTATTTATGTAGATGGGATTGTCATATGTATCCAGAGGaatcaattgttcaataaccttcaaaatgaaaatagaagagtaaaaaaaaatattaaaaaaaaatcgaatcaaataattttagTATTTACTTTTCATTACTGTTGTATTCAGCACCACTTTAAAAGTTAATTGGCTTATCAAAAGTTGCTAAAGCAGCTTCCTTGAAAGCTTCAGATAAGGTTGGGTGAGCATGACATGTTCTCGAAATGTCTTCGGTGGAGGCACCATATTCTAAGGCCAAACCAGCTTCAGCAATCATTTCACCGGCATTTGGACCAATAATGTGGACACCCAACACTCTTTGGGTTTCGGCATCAGCGATGAATTTCACGAAACCATCAGTGTCCATGTTGGTTTTTGCTCTGGAGTTGGCAATGAATGGGAATTTACCTACTTTATATTTGATGCCTTgttctttcaattgttcTTCGTTTAAACCAACCCAAGCAACCTCTGGGTGAGTATACATAACAGAAGGAATGTTAGCATAGTTTACATGACCATGACCTTTTTTGATGTATTCAGCAGCAGCGATACCTTCTTCTTCGGCTTTGTGTGCCAACATAGGACCAAATGTGACATCCCCAATAACCCTGATGTGGTCGTGTTTAGTCTTGAATTGGTCATCAATAACCAATCTTCCTTTGTTGTCCTTTTCTAAGCCAATGGCTTCAAAGTTCAAACCTTCAGTGAATGGTCTTCTACCAATGGCAACCAACAAGACATCGGCTTCAAGGTCGGACTTTTTACCGGACTTGACATCTTCCACTTCGATCTTGACCACTTCACCGTCTCTTTCTCCTTTAACAACCTTGGTACCCAATTTGAAGTCCAATCCTTGTTTAGCCAATAATTTTTGAGATTGTTTGGCTACTTCACCATCCATACCGGCACCAATAGCGTTCTGGAATTCAATAACAGTGACCTTAGAACCCAATCTTGAGTAAACTGAGGCCATCTCTAAACCAATGATACCTCCACCAATGATTGCTAATCTTTCTGGTACTTCTTTCAATGATAAGATACCAGTTGAAGTGACAAttctttcttcatcaatttcaataccTGGGAATGGGGTTGGCTCAGATCCAGTAGCAACAATGATATGGTCGGCTTCTACTTCTTGTGGCTCGCTGCCGTCAATTGGAGTGACCTTGACGGTCTTCTCGTTGACAAATGAACCGGCACCTTTCAAGTAGTCAACCTTGTTCTTTTTGAACAACATTTCAATACCACCGGTCAATTGTTTGACGGCTTTTTCCTTGGCAGCCATCAATTTTGGGAAATCGACGCCAACTTCACCTTGAATGGAAATACCTCTTTCTTTTGCTTCGTGTTGGATTTGGTGTAATAAATGGGAGTTGTTCAATAAAGACTTCGATGGGATACAGCCGACATTCAAACATGTACCACCCAATGCTcctcttttttcaatacaGGCAGTATTCAACCCTAACTGAGCGGCCTTGATGGCGGCAACGTACCCACCTGGTCCTCCACCAATGACAACAACGTCGTATTTCTTGGTTGATGCATATCTGACAAACTGGGCCAATTTTCCATTGGCTGGAATAGATTTGAATGATCTTAACATTTGttgaaaagaatatataATGTGAACAGAAAGAGAGGAATATATATGGAATTCTTGGTCCGTTTCTCTGGGTTGATCCTTTGATGAGTTTCTgacaaattaaatttttcccagcaaaagaaaaatagtatgtgtgtgtgtgcgAATGCTTCAGAGGTGTCCGACAGGTgtaatatattatatatttccGGATTTTCTCTAAGTGCACGACCAAATTTTCGCTTCCTCCTGACTATTCCGGGCAGAAATTTATCGCTGACACTTGGATCAATTTGTAATCATTTTAAAATTCCAGGAGTTTACTATCTCCATGTCagttgtaaaaaaaatatcatattgatgaaaagtAAAATGAATGACTGCTTCTGTTTACTTATTTTATCTCCGAACAGCGCAACTACAATGACTGTTCAACTCGGAGTTCACAGAAGAAATGCGAGctccaaaaaagaaataaaaaaataaaagccCAACGCGGGACTCGAACCCGCAACCTTGAGATTAAAAGTCTCACGCTCTAAGCCGATTGAGCTAGCTAGGCGCTTTTTGATGGCAGTTAAATTTCTGACATTATCATATATGTATAAagcaattttatcaaactGGTATTTGGTTATTGCAAACAAGACTAATTTTAATATACGTATATATCACgtatttataattgtttCTATTTAAGAATTTTATGAGAGGAGGACTAAATGAACAACTAGAGCTTATCTGATACTTTGCTGAAGCAATCAACCGTCCAAAAAACTTTACTAATTACAAGACACTTGtacaaaaaagaatagcTTAAACAATGACATCTTAAGGTTTAGTCTTTATTCTATATGGTAATGGTATACCTTTTAGAAATGTATGGTTTGGGGATTAtcttgttgcaaaaaaattagacAAAATTTTGAACCAATTTCCAATCAA is part of the Candida dubliniensis CD36 chromosome R, complete sequence genome and encodes:
- a CDS encoding dihydrolipoamide dehydrogenase, putative (Similar to S. cerevisiae LPD1), producing the protein MLRSFKSIPANGKLAQFVRYASTKKYDVVVIGGGPGGYVAAIKAAQLGLNTACIEKRGALGGTCLNVGCIPSKSLLNNSHLLHQIQHEAKERGISIQGEVGVDFPKLMAAKEKAVKQLTGGIEMLFKKNKVDYLKGAGSFVNEKTVKVTPIDGSEPQEVEADHIIVATGSEPTPFPGIEIDEERIVTSTGILSLKEVPERLAIIGGGIIGLEMASVYSRLGSKVTVIEFQNAIGAGMDGEVAKQSQKLLAKQGLDFKLGTKVVKGERDGEVVKIEVEDVKSGKKSDLEADVLLVAIGRRPFTEGLNFEAIGLEKDNKGRLVIDDQFKTKHDHIRVIGDVTFGPMLAHKAEEEGIAAAEYIKKGHGHVNYANIPSVMYTHPEVAWVGLNEEQLKEQGIKYKVGKFPFIANSRAKTNMDTDGFVKFIADAETQRVLGVHIIGPNAGEMIAEAGLALEYGASTEDISRTCHAHPTLSEAFKEAALATFDKPINF